The proteins below come from a single Gimesia chilikensis genomic window:
- a CDS encoding ABC transporter ATP-binding protein — protein MSEQVQQAPAGSATGTASENMIEAIGLSKFYGQFAATRDVTFSVPRGQVAAFLGPNGAGKSTTMKLLTGFLSPSEGQARVGGFDVSTHRIEASQKLGYLPENGPLYEEMTPLGFLKYVGGVRGMSSAELSNRLEFVMDKCDLSTVWKKPIRKLSRGFRQRVGMAQALLHDPDILILDEPTSGLDPNQNQSVRDLIRSLGKTKTILLSTHILQEVKAVCSRVILINQGSVVFDGPVDELGNSQEDMEERFHKLTHA, from the coding sequence ATGTCGGAACAGGTTCAGCAAGCTCCTGCCGGGTCAGCGACGGGCACGGCTTCCGAAAACATGATCGAGGCGATCGGGCTGAGTAAGTTTTATGGCCAGTTCGCTGCAACCCGCGATGTGACATTTTCGGTCCCCCGCGGCCAGGTCGCAGCGTTCCTGGGACCGAACGGTGCAGGCAAATCGACTACGATGAAACTGCTGACCGGCTTCCTGTCCCCCAGCGAAGGACAGGCCCGCGTCGGCGGGTTCGATGTCAGCACGCACCGGATTGAAGCCAGTCAGAAACTCGGTTATCTGCCGGAAAACGGGCCGCTCTACGAAGAGATGACGCCGCTGGGCTTTCTGAAATACGTGGGTGGCGTGCGGGGCATGTCGAGTGCCGAGCTCAGCAACCGACTCGAGTTCGTGATGGATAAGTGCGACTTGAGTACCGTCTGGAAAAAACCAATTCGCAAACTCTCCCGCGGTTTTCGGCAACGTGTGGGCATGGCCCAGGCGCTGCTGCACGATCCGGACATCCTGATTCTGGATGAACCGACCAGCGGTCTCGACCCCAATCAGAACCAGTCCGTGCGTGACCTGATTCGCAGTCTGGGGAAAACCAAGACCATTCTGCTTTCGACCCATATTCTGCAGGAAGTCAAAGCCGTCTGCAGCCGCGTGATCCTGATTAACCAGGGTTCGGTTGTATTCGATGGCCCTGTGGATGAGCTGGGTAACAGTCAGGAAGACATGGAAGAACGCTTCCACAAACTGACACACGCATAA
- a CDS encoding SurA N-terminal domain-containing protein produces the protein MASPLELFRKNQKVLMVPLTILAMFAFIVLGQMNADQVPPILGMLFVGPLFWFLGKDRGKGKEFAAVGVVVGFLLGYMYMPRMGTANVVTSTAGEIDQQQYQIMLQNRQIANQFVAQSYFASLTEEEMQSARVPQGALFGFPFVQSSEDDMILEFLLRKEADQMQLVVSDDAVSNYISRYTNNKLSQEAFKRVCQQLGVTQGRIYEILRDQLKARLAFQLKSPEVSLTPDQYWNFYQKFNVREELEVAALPVEDFKKEIAEPTEAEMKAFYENYKAVMPNEKGPGAPGLLQPPKVKVEYLLVDYEETEKQVKAVTEEEIKAFYEENKETLYKNNPIPNDPNMNFPGAPVAPQGDQPVEAPKPAAPKPAAEEKAPAKPETPKAEPAEKTKTSAPKAEEKPKPEAKPEAEKAKTESKDKTSALDSNQTTFVALLDEKQPAKPEPAKKESAAKEPEKKESAPPADTKPADKPAKPAAKPESKPAQTAEKPADKPADSQPESATTAAPPLEPYRPLNDELKSEIRDQLLRERTLELMQQKNNAAATFMNDLSYKINSPATGENPPTPKEITEQLKSYAAKNKLVYNITPMMTARELMESEKYPLGTAREPTLNEFTAQPRTVLEQLFGTPMDQLYTTFEAEDSFSSALISYWKVAHTDTMVPKFDDPEIKQEIIAQIKTEKARPLAQKRAEELKALITKAKDEDMQTALKGQTITGKKEGTELLTQTTESFSWMRTSTAGASNPFAFPRPELSTISAIDGAGNDFMEQVFDNMQEGDVGVAMNADKSICYVVKVINRIPSTPGGQTAMYQEFLKTDLFFFFSPYLPMAQQEQVQTIQNWGKDLLAKYNVQKHFEAMDQEVEVVQE, from the coding sequence ATGGCCTCGCCACTGGAATTGTTTCGTAAAAATCAAAAAGTATTAATGGTCCCCCTGACCATTCTGGCCATGTTCGCATTTATCGTGCTGGGCCAGATGAATGCAGACCAGGTACCGCCGATCCTGGGCATGCTCTTCGTGGGGCCGTTATTCTGGTTCCTGGGAAAAGACCGTGGTAAAGGCAAAGAATTTGCCGCAGTCGGAGTCGTGGTCGGCTTTCTGCTGGGCTACATGTACATGCCCCGGATGGGAACTGCAAATGTCGTAACCTCCACCGCAGGAGAAATCGACCAGCAGCAGTACCAGATCATGCTGCAGAACCGGCAGATCGCCAATCAGTTCGTCGCCCAGTCGTATTTCGCTTCACTCACTGAAGAAGAAATGCAGAGCGCACGGGTGCCGCAGGGTGCCTTGTTTGGTTTTCCCTTTGTACAGAGCTCCGAAGACGACATGATCCTGGAATTCCTGCTCCGTAAAGAAGCAGACCAGATGCAACTGGTGGTCTCTGACGACGCGGTTTCCAATTACATCTCACGCTATACCAATAACAAACTGAGCCAGGAAGCCTTCAAACGGGTCTGCCAGCAACTGGGTGTCACCCAGGGACGGATTTATGAAATCCTGCGGGACCAGCTCAAAGCACGTCTCGCTTTCCAGCTGAAGAGCCCCGAAGTCTCGCTGACCCCGGATCAGTACTGGAACTTCTATCAAAAATTCAACGTACGCGAAGAACTGGAAGTGGCAGCCCTGCCGGTCGAAGATTTCAAGAAAGAGATTGCTGAACCGACCGAAGCCGAGATGAAGGCTTTCTATGAAAACTACAAAGCAGTCATGCCCAACGAAAAAGGTCCGGGAGCACCGGGGCTGCTGCAGCCTCCTAAAGTAAAAGTGGAATACCTGCTGGTCGACTATGAAGAGACCGAAAAGCAGGTTAAGGCTGTTACAGAAGAAGAGATCAAAGCGTTCTATGAGGAGAACAAAGAAACGCTTTACAAAAACAATCCGATCCCCAACGATCCGAACATGAACTTCCCGGGAGCTCCTGTCGCTCCGCAGGGAGATCAACCGGTCGAAGCTCCTAAGCCTGCCGCTCCGAAACCAGCTGCTGAAGAGAAAGCACCTGCGAAACCAGAGACTCCCAAGGCAGAGCCAGCGGAGAAAACCAAAACATCGGCTCCCAAGGCTGAGGAAAAACCCAAGCCCGAAGCAAAACCGGAAGCAGAGAAAGCCAAAACAGAATCGAAAGACAAAACGAGTGCCCTCGATTCCAACCAGACAACTTTCGTAGCACTACTGGATGAAAAGCAGCCTGCTAAACCAGAGCCTGCCAAGAAAGAATCTGCAGCCAAGGAACCTGAAAAGAAAGAATCGGCTCCCCCTGCAGATACGAAGCCGGCTGATAAGCCTGCGAAACCAGCTGCGAAGCCCGAAAGCAAACCAGCACAGACTGCTGAGAAACCTGCTGACAAACCGGCAGACTCTCAACCGGAAAGTGCAACGACGGCTGCACCTCCGCTGGAACCATACCGTCCACTCAATGATGAGTTGAAAAGTGAAATTCGCGATCAGCTGCTGCGGGAACGCACTCTCGAGCTGATGCAGCAGAAGAACAACGCAGCCGCGACCTTCATGAACGACTTGAGCTACAAGATCAACAGTCCTGCGACTGGTGAGAATCCTCCAACACCAAAGGAGATCACCGAGCAGCTCAAGAGCTATGCAGCCAAGAACAAGCTCGTGTATAACATCACCCCCATGATGACCGCCCGGGAACTCATGGAGTCTGAGAAATACCCGCTGGGTACCGCACGTGAGCCCACCCTGAATGAATTCACGGCACAGCCGCGAACCGTGCTCGAACAGCTGTTCGGCACCCCCATGGATCAGCTTTACACGACTTTCGAAGCGGAAGATTCCTTCTCCAGTGCTTTGATTTCTTACTGGAAAGTCGCTCATACCGACACGATGGTGCCTAAGTTCGACGATCCCGAAATCAAACAGGAGATCATCGCCCAGATCAAAACTGAAAAAGCCCGTCCGCTGGCTCAGAAACGGGCAGAAGAACTCAAGGCTTTGATCACCAAAGCGAAAGACGAAGACATGCAGACTGCTCTGAAGGGGCAGACCATCACCGGCAAAAAAGAGGGAACGGAACTGTTAACGCAGACCACCGAATCCTTCAGCTGGATGCGGACCTCAACAGCCGGAGCGAGCAACCCGTTCGCTTTCCCCCGGCCTGAACTCTCGACGATCTCTGCCATCGATGGAGCCGGCAACGACTTCATGGAACAGGTCTTCGACAATATGCAGGAAGGGGATGTGGGCGTTGCCATGAATGCCGACAAGTCGATCTGCTACGTGGTCAAAGTCATCAACCGGATTCCGTCCACACCGGGCGGACAGACAGCCATGTACCAGGAATTCCTGAAAACAGACCTGTTCTTCTTCTTCTCACCTTACCTGCCGATGGCTCAGCAGGAGCAGGTGCAGACAATCCAGAACTGGGGCAAAGATCTGCTGGCGAAGTACAACGTCCAGAAGCACTTTGAAGCCATGGATCAGGAAGTCGAAGTCGTGCAGGAGTAA
- a CDS encoding Gldg family protein: MLRNNVVLAVFKRNVQSYFSGVLGYLFIVVFVVAGAFAAFNQQFFANNQANLDQLSLWYPLLLLFIIPAITMGVWADEKKLGTDELLFTLPASDLEVLLGKFLAVLAVYTIALLFSVTHIFVLSSIGNPDMGLMFTTYFGYWLAGASLLSAGMFASALTSSTTVAFVLGTVICAIPVFIGQVAPSSNLIQSLSLVEQFQDFNTGVLPLASVLYFISLAIMMLYLNRVLITRRHWSSQEQNSMGLQYLVRTVSLAVILISVNAIVSYGSSRIDMTSERVYSLSQTTKDLISKIDDKNPVTIEAFISPEVSREYVPIRKRLIGLLREYDQLGGKRLQVRFVDVEPFSKEEEEARLLDISPQRVQTERGGRAYVETIFMGAVVKSATDEVVIPFFNVGTPIEYELTRSIRTVSKDDRLTVGILNTDASIFGGLDMSMGGNQPPWLIVSELKKQYRVEQVSPDSPISDTDYDVLLAVLPSSLTEPQLKNLVDYVKKGKPTLICDDPLPVFGGGRGIQMAPRMPKPSPGGMMGMRQPPPTPKAYEGRLTPLMNLLEIAWDNGEVVFDYFNPHPEFAEVVRPELIFISPKSGTKSAFSLDSNITSGLQEMLTFFPGSIRPRKDRNLNFEPLLRTGPNSGLLAWGEITSPFFNSVRIVQDPVRVIDEHAHVLAAHITSTPKSKVKDLNVIFVADADLISDELFNIRERQAFGLKIDNVTFLLNCVDQLAGDDSYISLRKRRQKHRTLTLVERETSVFIKERNAEREKANEVADAKLEEARDRLKEQREKIEKDPSMDSREKQIRLRMAEENESRRLEVDEAKIEREKQQQVEKIKAQTERQIREIENRIRWYAILVPPFPAILLGICFLFFRLKHENQNIAPDRRLK; this comes from the coding sequence ATGTTGCGGAACAACGTTGTATTGGCCGTCTTCAAGCGAAACGTACAGAGCTACTTCTCGGGAGTGCTCGGCTATCTGTTTATTGTCGTGTTCGTGGTCGCCGGTGCCTTCGCTGCCTTCAACCAGCAGTTCTTCGCCAACAACCAGGCGAACCTGGATCAGTTGAGCCTGTGGTATCCCCTGCTGCTGCTGTTCATCATCCCGGCAATTACGATGGGCGTCTGGGCCGATGAGAAAAAACTGGGGACCGACGAACTGCTGTTTACCCTGCCCGCTTCGGATCTGGAAGTCCTGCTGGGCAAATTCCTGGCGGTACTGGCGGTCTACACGATCGCCCTGCTGTTCTCCGTCACGCATATTTTCGTGCTCTCCAGCATCGGCAACCCGGACATGGGGCTGATGTTTACGACTTACTTTGGTTACTGGCTCGCGGGTGCCTCCCTGCTCTCTGCGGGCATGTTCGCTTCCGCGCTGACGAGCAGCACCACGGTCGCGTTTGTGCTGGGAACCGTGATCTGCGCGATCCCGGTCTTCATTGGACAGGTGGCTCCTTCCAGTAATCTGATTCAGAGTCTGAGCCTGGTCGAACAGTTCCAGGATTTCAACACCGGTGTTCTGCCGCTGGCCTCGGTGCTGTACTTCATCTCGCTGGCGATCATGATGCTGTACCTGAACCGGGTGCTCATCACCCGCCGACACTGGAGTTCCCAGGAACAGAATTCGATGGGACTGCAGTACCTGGTGCGAACCGTTTCGCTGGCAGTGATCCTGATCAGCGTGAATGCGATTGTCTCCTACGGCAGCAGCCGCATCGATATGACGAGCGAAAGGGTCTACAGCCTGTCACAGACGACCAAAGACCTGATCTCCAAGATCGACGATAAAAACCCCGTCACGATTGAAGCTTTCATCAGTCCGGAAGTCTCGCGGGAATACGTGCCGATTCGCAAACGACTGATCGGCCTGCTGCGGGAATATGACCAGCTGGGCGGCAAACGCCTGCAGGTGCGGTTCGTCGACGTTGAGCCGTTCAGTAAGGAAGAAGAGGAAGCCCGGCTGCTGGACATCTCTCCCCAACGGGTACAGACCGAACGGGGTGGACGGGCTTACGTGGAAACCATCTTCATGGGTGCCGTCGTGAAGAGTGCGACCGATGAAGTGGTGATTCCGTTCTTCAATGTCGGGACTCCCATCGAATACGAGCTGACCCGCTCTATTCGTACGGTCTCCAAAGATGATCGTCTGACGGTCGGCATACTGAATACCGATGCCAGCATTTTTGGTGGCCTGGACATGAGCATGGGCGGCAACCAGCCTCCGTGGCTGATTGTGAGTGAACTCAAGAAACAGTACCGGGTCGAGCAGGTTTCCCCCGATTCGCCGATCAGCGATACCGATTACGACGTTCTGCTGGCGGTGCTCCCCTCGTCATTGACCGAACCCCAGCTCAAGAATCTGGTGGACTACGTCAAGAAAGGGAAACCGACACTGATCTGCGATGACCCGCTGCCCGTCTTCGGTGGAGGACGAGGCATTCAGATGGCGCCCCGCATGCCCAAACCAAGTCCAGGAGGCATGATGGGAATGCGTCAACCGCCGCCAACGCCCAAGGCTTACGAGGGTCGGCTGACGCCGCTGATGAACCTGCTGGAGATTGCCTGGGATAACGGGGAAGTGGTATTCGACTACTTCAATCCGCATCCTGAGTTTGCCGAAGTCGTGCGTCCCGAGCTGATCTTCATCAGCCCCAAGAGTGGAACGAAAAGCGCCTTCAGCCTCGACAGCAATATCACCAGTGGTCTGCAGGAAATGCTGACCTTCTTCCCGGGCAGTATCCGTCCGCGGAAAGACCGGAATCTGAATTTCGAACCGCTGCTGCGTACCGGTCCCAACTCCGGTCTGCTGGCGTGGGGTGAGATCACCAGCCCGTTCTTCAACTCGGTACGCATCGTGCAGGATCCGGTCCGCGTGATCGACGAACACGCCCACGTGCTGGCGGCCCATATCACTTCGACGCCGAAATCAAAAGTGAAGGACCTGAACGTGATCTTCGTCGCCGATGCCGACCTGATCTCGGATGAGCTGTTCAACATCCGTGAGCGTCAGGCCTTCGGTCTGAAGATCGACAACGTCACCTTCCTGTTGAACTGTGTCGACCAGCTGGCCGGGGACGATTCCTATATCTCACTCCGCAAACGGCGTCAGAAACATCGCACGCTGACACTGGTCGAACGCGAAACTTCGGTCTTCATCAAAGAGCGGAATGCAGAACGGGAAAAGGCCAACGAGGTCGCTGATGCCAAACTGGAAGAAGCCCGTGATCGTCTCAAAGAGCAACGGGAAAAGATCGAAAAAGATCCTTCCATGGACAGCCGGGAAAAACAGATCCGTTTACGAATGGCTGAAGAAAACGAAAGTCGTCGGCTGGAAGTCGATGAAGCCAAGATCGAACGGGAAAAACAGCAACAGGTCGAAAAGATCAAAGCTCAAACCGAGCGACAGATTCGGGAAATTGAAAACCGGATTCGCTGGTATGCGATCCTGGTGCCCCCCTTCCCGGCGATCCTGTTGGGAATCTGCTTCCTGTTCTTCCGCTTGAAGCACGAGAACCAGAATATTGCTCCGGACCGGAGACTGAAATAA